A single Lactuca sativa cultivar Salinas chromosome 8, Lsat_Salinas_v11, whole genome shotgun sequence DNA region contains:
- the LOC111909100 gene encoding receptor-like protein EIX2, with product MLSSWVGNECCLWEGIQCDGVTGNVQRLHLKGDWPYPYNHLAGNKVSSSLAELRHLKYLDLSGNNFHGSRIPEFIGSLKHLSYLNLSDANFDGIIPPHIGNLSNLRVLDLSSNYNELKADDMAWAFGLSSLELLNLSYVDLSGAQNWDMMLHMIPSLKELSLSHCRLSNVNLGPFLNSSRILPNIKHLDLGYNSFKGPLPGLLQNMISLTFLGLSGFNHSLAWNFPNLLSMIPSLSELHLSGCGLDKTHLSSPHLNYSTLSNIQHLDLSNNPLGGIFPSVLTNMSSLEVLDLSDTMLNSSLPIMPKLLELHLSGNKFKQIEDVGIWRQCHLKQLRVTNNVFRMEMTDPPTNASECSQYSLELLELSRSLKGRIPETLGGLANLRDLDLSYNKLTGSIPESVTGLRFLQVLDLSENQLTGPIPEFLGNLTQLFLFSNKLNGSIPESLGKLAALTELYLRSNLLDGTIPVSIGQLAKLRTLSISHNSLEGAVTEAHLANLSMLKYLDASSNSKLTLNVSCGWIPPFKLISLRLSSCNIGNGFPQWLRHLRKLEELELSNATLSGPLPTWLRKMPIISWLDLSHNKLSGSLKNLPNAGNGDVYGLLHVLLLEYNLFSGSIPRSLCRRTDLEVLDLSRNMLSGKIPNCMGNLQGLTAMRLSSNQLSGAIPSSIALISSLLWLNLNKNNFTGEVPPELGNLQGLGVLDLGDNKLYGNIPNWIGKKLTSLVVLSLHKNNFTGRIPPSLCKSSNLQILDLAYNNLTGTIPPCVGNLNGMVVSHSIYEHFLDIDHDKNVIQVMKGVDLEYTTTWDIVFNMDLSSNKLVGEIPVELTTLSKLVGLNLSNNHLSGGIPESIRKMMKLETLNFSKNELSGSIPPSMAALTFLSHLNLSHNNFSGQIPTGNQLQTLIDDPSIYAGNKHLCGPPLQNTCSNHQDSTTTTSKKKHKAADEKMEVWLFYVDIMSGFGTGFWGVIGVLMFKKQWRHKLFMFAEETMDKIYVAVVVRVAKFKRGRE from the coding sequence ATGTTGTCATCATGGGTTGGAAATGAGTGTTGCCTGTGGGAAGGAATCCAGTGTGACGGTGTCACTGGAAATGTTCAACGCCTTCATCTCAAAGGAGATTGGCCCTACCCCTACAATCACTTAGCTGGTAACAAGGTGAGTTCTTCTTTGGCAGAGTTGAGGCATCTCAAATACCTCGACTTGAGTGGGAATAATTTCCATGGAAGTCGGATCCCTGAGTTTATTGGATCCTTGAAACACCTGAGTTACCTGAATCTGTCTGATGCTAATTTTGATGGTATTATTCCTCCTCACATTGGAAATCTTTCTAATTTAAGGGTTCTTGATCTTAGTTCAAATTATAATGAACTCAAGGCAGATGATATGGCATGGGCTTTTGGCCTTTCGTCACTCGAGCTTCTCAACTTGAGTTATGTGGATCTTAGTGGAGCACAAAACTGGGACATGATGCTTCACATGATTCCCTCCTTAAAAGAGTTAAGTTTGTCACATTGTAGACTTTCCAATGTTAATCTTGGTCCTTTTCTTAATTCCAGTAGAATACTTCCTAATATAAAACACCTCGATCTTGGCTACAATTCTTTCAAAGGTCCACTCCCTGGCCTTCTTCAAAACATGATATCTCTAACATTCCTCGGTCTTTCTGGATTTAATCATAGTTTGGCATGGAACTTTCCAAACCTACTAAGCATGATCCCTTCTTTGTCAGAGCTTCATTTGTCAGGTTGTGGGCTGGATAAGACGCATCTGTCTTCTCCACATCTTAATTACAGTACACTTTCTAACATCCAGCACCTCGATCTTAGCAATAATCCACTTGGAGGTATATTTCCATCTGTATTGACAAACATGAGCTCCCTAGAAGTCCTTGACCTTTCAGATACCATGTTGAATTCATCTCTTCCTATTATGCCTAAACTTCTAGAGCTTCATCTTTCTGGTAACAAGTTTAAGCAGATTGAGGATGTTGGAATCTGGAGACAGTGCCACCTGAAACAATTGCGTGTGACAAATAATGTGTTCCGTATGGAAATGACTGACCCACCAACAAACGCATCAGAATGCTCCCAATATTCTTTGGAGTTGCTGGAATTAAGTCGGAGTTTAAAAGGTAGAATTCCAGAAACACTTGGAGGACTGGCAAACTTAAGAGATCTTGATCTATCATACAACAAACTGACCGGTTCAATCCCTGAATCTGTAACAGGATTAAGATTTTTACAAGTACTTGATCTATCTGAAAACCAGTTGACTGGTCCCATTCCAGAATTCCTTGGGAACCTTACCCAACTTTTCCTTTTTTCCAACAAATTGAATGGTTCAATTCCAGAATCCCTTGGAAAATTAGCAGCTTTAACAGAATTGTATCTACGTTCTAATTTATTAGACGGGACTATTCCAGTTTCGATTGGGCAACTTGCCAAACTCCGTACTCTCTCTATCTCTCACAATTCATTGGAAGGAGCAGTTACTGAAGCCCATTTGGCTAACCTTTCGATGTTGAAGTACTTGGATGCTTCTTCTAACAGTAAGCTGACATTGAATGTTTCATGTGGGTGGATACCTCCATTCAAGTTGATATCTCTTCGTCTCAGCTCTTGCAATATCGGGAATGGATTTCCGCAGTGGCTTCGACATCTGAGGAAACTTGAAGAGTTAGAGTTGTCCAATGCTACACTTTCAGGGCCGCTGCCCACATGGCTGCGGAAGATGCCCATCATTTCTTGGTTAGATCTCTCTCACAACAAACTCAGCGGATCTTTGAAAAACCTTCCTAATGCAGGAAATGGTGATGTATATGGGCTTTTACATGTATTACTTCTGGAATATAACCTTTTCAGTGGGTCAATTCCACGGTCATTATGCAGAAGAACAGATTTGGAAGTGCTTGATCTTTCAAGAAACATGTTAAGTGGGAAAATTCCCAACTGTATGGGGAATCTGCAGGGTTTGACTGCCATGAGATTAAGCTCAAATCAGCTCTCTGGTGCCATTCCTAGTTCAATTGCTCTTATTTCATCATTACTTTGGTTAAATTTGAACAAAAATAACTTTACTGGTGAAGTTCCTCCAGAATTAGGGAATCTCCAAGGTTTGGGAGTCTTAGATTTGGGTGACAATAAATTATATGGAAATATACCCAATTGGATAGGGAAAAAACTTACATCTTTGGTAGTTTTGAGTTTACACAAAAACAACTTTACTGGTAGAATTCCTCCATCTCTTTGCAAAAGTTCAAATCTTCAAATTTTGGATCTTGCATACAACAACTTAACCGGAACCATCCCTCCGTGTGTAGGAAACTTAAATGGCATGGTTGTGAGTCACTCGATATATGAGCATTTTTTAGATATCGATCATGATAAGAATGTGATTCAGGTCATGAAAGGTGTTGATCTTGAATATACAACAACTTGGGATATAGTGTTTAACATGGACCTTTCAAGCAATAAACTTGTGGGAGAAATACCGGTTGAGCTAACTACACTTTCTAAGTTGGTGGGTCTGAATCTGTCTAATAATCATCTGAGTGGGGGTATTCCAGAGAGCATTCGAAAGATGATGAAGTTGGAAACTCTTAATTTCTCAAAAAACGAGTTGAGCGGGAGCATCCCTCCAAGCATGGCAGCTTTGACTTTTTTGAGCCATTTgaatttgtcacacaacaactttTCGGGACAAATTCCAACAGGAAATCAACTGCAGACGCTTATTGATGATCCATCAATATATGCTGGGAACAAACATCTATGTGGACCTCCATTGCAAAACACTTGCTCAAATCATCAagattcaacaacaacaacaagcaaGAAGAAACACAAAGCAGCTGATGAGAAGATGGAGGTATGGTTGTTTTATGTGGATATAATGAGTGGTTTTGGAACAGGGTTTTGGGGTGTTATTGGAGTTCTGATGTTCAAGAAGCAGTGGAGACACAAACTTTTCATGTTTGCTGAGGAAACCATGGATAAGATATACGTTGCAGTTGTGGTAAGAGTTGCCAAGTTCAAGAGAGGAAGAGAATAG